In a single window of the Agromyces sp. H17E-10 genome:
- a CDS encoding MFS transporter, whose protein sequence is MSDISGTTGTGITDVTGASGGARPPEERRSWAPMVGLFLAQVLMSFNVAALPISLGGMVEDFGVPPTVASTTIVVYGLVVAALVMTGAKLGQRVGWVLIFRVVVALFAVSSLMMIFSPTIGWAIGGQVLAGASAAIIVPALVALIAENYRGAQQATAVGSLGSARAFSGISAFLIGGTLGTLVGWRPVFFITLGLAVAVFALSFRLRGDRGDRSIRIDLVASVLIGAAIVLLTLGFNNLNAWGIVLAGPDAPFSVLGLSPAPVLVLAGIILGQAFFMWTRRRMRLGRVPLVDLSVLSQPTERAAVYAMFVIVAMEAAVNFTVPTYIQVVQGRTPFDTSLAMMPFNLTVFVTATLIVRFYRRHSPRTIALFAFGLTTAALLWLAFVVSNNWETVPTIVGLIAFGIGQGALVTLVFNVLVTAAPKELAGDVGSIRGTTQNLASAVGTAVMGALLVTMLTLNFTQAAVEHPELPEELKAEVGLAQVNFVSNDDLRAKFEETSATPEQIDAAVEINEEERLNTLRLGFLVLAGISALAALPASRLPKYKPEEIPDPMAAGSGDD, encoded by the coding sequence ATGAGCGACATCTCCGGCACCACAGGAACGGGAATCACCGACGTGACCGGAGCCTCCGGCGGCGCGCGGCCGCCCGAGGAGCGCCGTTCGTGGGCGCCCATGGTCGGCCTCTTCCTCGCCCAGGTGCTCATGTCGTTCAACGTGGCCGCGCTGCCGATCTCGCTCGGCGGCATGGTCGAGGACTTCGGCGTGCCGCCGACCGTCGCATCGACGACGATCGTCGTCTACGGCCTCGTCGTCGCGGCGCTCGTGATGACGGGCGCGAAACTCGGGCAGCGGGTCGGCTGGGTGCTCATCTTCCGTGTCGTCGTCGCCCTGTTCGCGGTCTCGTCGCTCATGATGATCTTCTCGCCCACGATCGGCTGGGCGATCGGCGGGCAGGTGCTCGCCGGGGCATCCGCCGCCATCATCGTGCCCGCCCTCGTCGCCCTCATCGCCGAGAACTACCGTGGCGCGCAGCAGGCCACCGCGGTGGGGTCACTCGGTTCCGCCCGGGCGTTCTCGGGCATCAGCGCGTTCCTCATCGGCGGTACGCTCGGCACGCTCGTCGGCTGGCGACCGGTGTTCTTCATCACGCTCGGCCTCGCGGTCGCGGTGTTCGCCCTGAGCTTCCGGCTGCGCGGCGATCGGGGCGATCGGAGCATCCGCATCGACCTCGTCGCTTCCGTGCTCATCGGCGCCGCGATCGTGCTGCTCACGCTCGGGTTCAACAACCTCAACGCGTGGGGCATCGTGCTCGCGGGGCCCGATGCGCCCTTCTCCGTGCTCGGGCTCTCGCCCGCGCCCGTGCTGGTGCTCGCCGGCATCATCCTGGGCCAGGCGTTCTTCATGTGGACGAGACGGCGGATGCGGCTCGGCCGGGTGCCGCTCGTCGACCTCAGCGTGCTCTCGCAGCCGACCGAGCGCGCAGCGGTCTACGCGATGTTCGTCATCGTGGCGATGGAGGCCGCGGTGAACTTCACCGTGCCGACGTACATCCAGGTCGTGCAGGGGCGAACCCCGTTCGACACCTCGCTCGCGATGATGCCGTTCAACCTCACCGTGTTCGTGACGGCGACGCTCATCGTGCGGTTCTACCGTCGGCACAGCCCCCGCACGATCGCGCTGTTCGCGTTCGGCCTGACGACGGCCGCCCTGCTCTGGCTCGCCTTCGTCGTCTCGAACAACTGGGAGACGGTGCCGACGATCGTCGGGCTCATCGCGTTCGGCATCGGCCAGGGCGCGCTCGTCACGCTCGTGTTCAACGTGCTCGTGACCGCCGCGCCGAAGGAGCTCGCGGGCGACGTGGGGTCGATCCGCGGCACGACCCAGAACCTCGCGAGCGCGGTCGGTACCGCGGTCATGGGCGCACTGCTCGTCACGATGCTGACGCTCAACTTCACCCAGGCCGCGGTCGAGCACCCGGAGCTGCCCGAGGAGCTCAAGGCCGAGGTCGGACTCGCGCAGGTCAACTTCGTCAGCAACGACGACCTGCGGGCAAAGTTCGAGGAGACGAGCGCGACACCCGAGCAGATCGACGCCGCCGTCGAGATCAACGAGGAGGAGCGCCTCAACACGCTGCGGCTCGGCTTCCTCGTGCTCGCGGGCATCAGCGCCCTCGCTGCGCTGCCGGCCTCCCGCCTGCCGAAGTACAAGCCCGAGGAGATCCCCGACCCGATGGCGGCCGGCAGCGGCGACGACTGA
- the glsA gene encoding glutaminase A, whose product MFETDLRDVVQRSATGALPSGAEVDEIVARAHARYAGLDEGDVADYIPILAEADPAWFGLALVGVDGGAHVAGDVGVAFSIQSISKAFVFALVCDELGHELVHERVGVNNTGLPFNSVIALELNDGSPMNSMVNAGAIATTALVPAADDEDRWRRVREGLSRFAGRRLDVDDEVYRSESLTNHRNRALARLLQSYDRLDADPDATVDVYTRQCSLAVTARDLGVMGATLADGGVNPVTGERVVSAEACRDTLALLASCGLYERSGEWLFEIGLPAKSGVSGGLVAVAPGKGAVGAFSPLLDPAGNSVRGQRACAHLSRSLGLNLFASDPAPAAAVASTNEGVA is encoded by the coding sequence ATGTTCGAGACGGATCTCCGTGATGTCGTCCAGCGCAGCGCGACCGGTGCGCTGCCTTCGGGTGCGGAGGTCGACGAGATCGTCGCCCGCGCGCACGCCCGCTACGCCGGGCTCGACGAGGGCGACGTGGCCGACTACATCCCGATCCTCGCCGAGGCCGATCCGGCGTGGTTCGGCCTCGCGCTCGTCGGGGTCGACGGCGGCGCCCACGTCGCGGGCGACGTCGGCGTCGCGTTCTCGATCCAGTCGATCTCGAAGGCCTTCGTGTTCGCGCTCGTGTGCGACGAGCTCGGCCACGAGCTCGTCCACGAACGGGTCGGCGTGAACAACACGGGCCTGCCGTTCAACTCGGTCATCGCGCTCGAGCTCAACGACGGCAGCCCCATGAACTCGATGGTGAACGCCGGTGCGATCGCGACGACCGCGCTCGTGCCCGCCGCGGACGACGAGGACCGGTGGCGGCGCGTCCGCGAGGGCTTGTCGCGATTCGCCGGTCGCCGGCTCGACGTCGACGACGAGGTGTACCGGTCGGAGTCGCTCACCAACCACCGCAACCGGGCCCTCGCGCGCCTACTGCAGAGCTACGACCGGCTCGACGCCGACCCCGATGCGACCGTCGACGTCTACACGAGGCAGTGCTCGCTCGCGGTGACCGCGCGCGACCTCGGCGTGATGGGGGCGACGCTCGCCGACGGCGGCGTGAACCCGGTGACGGGCGAACGGGTGGTCTCCGCAGAGGCGTGCCGCGACACGCTCGCGCTGCTCGCCTCGTGCGGACTCTACGAACGCTCAGGCGAGTGGCTCTTCGAGATCGGTCTTCCCGCGAAGTCGGGCGTCTCGGGCGGCCTCGTCGCGGTGGCGCCGGGCAAGGGCGCGGTCGGCGCCTTCTCTCCCCTGCTCGATCCAGCCGGCAACAGCGTGCGCGGGCAGCGGGCGTGCGCCCACCTGTCGCGCTCGCTCGGACTCAACCTGTTCGCCTCGGATCCCGCACCCGCGGCCGCCGTGGCGTCGACGAACGAAGGAGTGGCATGA
- a CDS encoding cytochrome b/b6 domain-containing protein: MPSSSRSRSRGLTAKRALVYAGAAVVALVVAVLVARLLRTLPAVQDFIAEYPGHSPLPDGAPVGIPAWLAWQHFFNAFFLVMLVRTGLIIRSKARPPAFWTRDNSRWPRTKGAPRRLGISVWLHLVVDGFWVLNGVVYVVLLFATGQWVRVVPTSWEVVPNSISVVLQYLSLDWPVENSWVSYNDAQVLAYFAIVFVASPLAIVTGLRLSPVWPMQGGWTKVVPERFARALHYPVMLFFLLFTAVHVVLVLATGALRNLNHMYAARESDDWVGFAVFAVSLAVMAGAWVLAKPLLLAPVAERFGQVRRMPPAPAAPARSATRG, encoded by the coding sequence GTGCCCTCATCCTCGCGCTCCCGGTCACGGGGCCTCACCGCGAAGCGTGCGCTCGTCTACGCCGGCGCAGCGGTGGTCGCGCTCGTGGTCGCGGTGCTCGTCGCCCGCCTGTTGCGAACGCTGCCGGCCGTGCAGGACTTCATCGCCGAGTACCCCGGGCACAGCCCGCTGCCCGACGGGGCCCCGGTCGGCATCCCGGCCTGGCTCGCGTGGCAGCACTTCTTCAATGCGTTCTTCCTCGTCATGCTCGTGCGCACCGGCCTCATCATCCGCTCGAAGGCGCGACCGCCGGCGTTCTGGACGCGCGACAACTCCCGTTGGCCGCGCACCAAGGGCGCGCCGCGGCGGCTCGGCATCTCGGTGTGGCTGCACCTCGTCGTCGACGGCTTCTGGGTGCTCAACGGCGTCGTCTACGTCGTGCTGCTGTTCGCGACCGGGCAGTGGGTGCGCGTGGTGCCCACGAGCTGGGAGGTCGTGCCGAACTCGATCTCGGTCGTGCTGCAGTACCTCTCGCTCGACTGGCCCGTCGAGAACTCGTGGGTGTCGTACAACGATGCGCAGGTGCTCGCCTACTTCGCGATCGTGTTCGTCGCGTCGCCGCTCGCGATCGTCACGGGGCTGCGCCTCTCGCCCGTGTGGCCGATGCAGGGCGGGTGGACGAAGGTGGTGCCCGAGCGCTTCGCGCGGGCACTGCACTACCCGGTGATGCTGTTCTTCCTGCTCTTCACGGCCGTGCACGTCGTGCTCGTGCTCGCCACGGGGGCGCTGCGAAACCTCAACCACATGTACGCGGCGCGCGAGTCCGACGACTGGGTCGGGTTCGCCGTGTTCGCGGTGTCGCTCGCGGTGATGGCCGGGGCATGGGTGCTCGCGAAGCCGCTGCTGCTCGCCCCCGTCGCCGAGCGGTTCGGTCAGGTGAGGCGGATGCCGCCGGCCCCCGCCGCACCGGCGCGCAGTGCGACCCGGGGCTGA